A window from Acidobacteriota bacterium encodes these proteins:
- a CDS encoding DUF3810 family protein: MTRAGRAHVRVWGWLASSLFAAALFLTPWPASVVDALYSRGVYPRLQWTLTAASNLVPIAVMDLLIGGATALAVFRLVRLFNGVSRRGVLAVVWEGARRTVRAAAVVVALFMCAWGCNYRRLPLESRLGSGGESATSSAALRTAIADAGALAARVRPAASAASVEYPALAERLYPRLNAALRTLQLAPLSRPGRPKFSLLLTPFFTRAGVDGMVNPLALESLVHPELLPFERASVLAHEWSHLAGLADEAEASAVGFFACMQGPAELAYSGSVYLILEAAAALPPADRRHVWPSLDEKVRGDLEAIGRRLQRRQPRIQHAASEVYDRYLKANRVADGTASYSRALRLILAEPIRASMTSAGTGRP; this comes from the coding sequence GCGTGTGGGGATGGTTGGCGTCGAGTCTGTTCGCCGCGGCCCTCTTCCTGACGCCGTGGCCGGCCTCCGTCGTCGACGCGCTCTACTCGCGCGGCGTGTACCCGCGGCTGCAGTGGACCCTGACGGCCGCGAGCAACCTCGTGCCGATCGCCGTGATGGACCTGCTGATCGGCGGCGCGACGGCGCTGGCGGTGTTCCGCCTCGTGCGCTTGTTCAACGGCGTCTCGCGCCGAGGCGTGCTCGCGGTGGTCTGGGAGGGGGCGCGGCGCACCGTGCGCGCGGCAGCCGTGGTGGTAGCGCTTTTCATGTGCGCGTGGGGCTGCAACTATCGCCGCCTGCCGCTCGAGTCCCGGCTCGGCAGCGGAGGTGAGTCGGCGACCAGCTCGGCGGCGTTGCGGACGGCGATTGCCGACGCGGGCGCGCTCGCCGCGCGCGTCCGGCCCGCCGCCTCTGCCGCGTCGGTCGAGTATCCGGCGCTCGCCGAGCGGCTCTATCCGCGCCTGAACGCGGCGCTCCGCACGCTGCAGCTCGCGCCGCTCAGCCGCCCTGGCCGTCCCAAGTTCTCGCTGCTGCTGACGCCGTTCTTCACGCGCGCGGGCGTCGACGGCATGGTCAACCCGCTGGCGCTCGAGTCGCTCGTGCACCCCGAGCTGCTGCCGTTCGAGCGCGCGTCCGTGCTCGCGCACGAATGGTCACACCTGGCCGGCCTTGCCGACGAGGCCGAAGCGAGCGCCGTCGGGTTCTTCGCGTGTATGCAGGGACCCGCCGAGCTCGCCTACAGCGGGAGCGTGTACCTGATTCTCGAAGCAGCGGCGGCGCTGCCGCCTGCGGATCGCCGCCACGTCTGGCCCTCGCTCGACGAGAAGGTGCGGGGCGATCTCGAAGCCATCGGCCGCCGGCTGCAGCGCCGGCAGCCGCGCATCCAGCACGCGGCGTCGGAAGTCTACGATCGGTACCTCAAGGCCAACCGTGTGGCCGATGGCACCGCCAGCTACAGCCGCGCGCTCAGGCTGATCCTCGCCGAGCCGATCCGCGCATCGATGACGAGTGCCGGAACGGGACGGCCGTGA